The sequence below is a genomic window from Paenibacillus silvisoli.
GTTTCGAAGTTCGCGCCATTTTGCAAGAGGAGGACCTTCTCGAACGAAACCGACATGATCGCCCCGATGCTAAACAGGAGCATGACGATAATCGTTGGCGCGATTCCGGGAAGCGTGACATGCAGCACCTGCTTCCAGCGGTTGGCTCCATCCATTCGAGCGGCATCGTACAGCTGCGTATCGATCCCTGTCAGCGCTGCGAGGTAGATAATAGAACCCCATCCGATTCCCTGCCAGATGCCGGAGGAAATATAGATCGTGCGGAACCATTCCGGGATCATGAGAAATTGGATCGGCTCCACGCCAAGCGTTCCGAGAAACTGGTTAATGATTCCTTCATAAGACATGAAGTTAACCAAGATTCCGACAACGACCACCGTGGATAAAAAGTGCGGCATATACGAGACCGTCTGAACGAACCGCTTGAATTTATCGCTACGCAGTTCATTGAGCAGCAGCGCCAGTATGATGGGAGCCGGAAAGGCGAAAATGATTTGATACAAACCGATCAACAGCGTGTTGCGCATGATCGTATAGAAATATGAATCGGACAAGAAGTCTTTGAAGTATTTGAGCCCTACCCACTCGCTGCCAAGAATGCCGTCGAACACGTTGTAATCTTTAAACGCGATTAAGATTCCGAACATCGGAACGTAATCAAAGATGATGAAGTAGAAGAACGGAATGGCGAACATGAGGTAGTAATATCTGCTCTTCTTTATAAGCGTCCACGAAATCCAAAACGTACGCCTCTCATGAACGCTCCTGCGGACCTGACGGACCGCTGCCGTTTGTTTCACCGTGCTGACCTCCTTTTCCCTATTTGTCGTGTGATCCTTGCACCGACGATAATACGGATCGCCCGGAGGGAAAAGTAGCAATATCAGAAGCATGATGCATCTCTCCCACAGTACGGCTATCATGCAAATTTCCCACAGACGCAAATTTCGCACAGGCCGCAAAAAAAGAAACACCGGAACCCCTTTTAACGGATTCCAGTGTTTTTGCCCTTTTAACTTGATGAATGTCTAGCCGGAGAAACGTTTAACTCAAGTAAACCTTAAATGGGCTAAACGCTCTTCCAATAGTACGCGCAGCTCATCGGGAATCCGCTCAAACATGACCCCTTTTCCCAAAAACAAAAGCCAATCGGCATAATACGTCAGCGCCTCGGCATCGGTCACATCCAGCTGAACGTTGAATATCCCGCTTGACTGAAACATGCCGGTAAAGGACAAAATGATCCCCGGCGGATGCATCCGCTTAAAGCGCTGAATCCCCGTCGCATCGAGCTTCACGACAAGATTGGACTCGCGTGCGCGAAGCCGTTTCTTGCTTAAAATCTCTTGCTCGCCGCACTTCATCTCCTGCTTGGAAATCGCCGAATCCCGTAGCAGCTCAACAGGCAAATAACGAAACTCATCCGTGTCAAAATCATAAACCTCGACCAGCCACTGCGCGTTCGAGTTGAAAATATGCAGCAAATAAACGTCCAGCAGCTGCGCCCAGCCAAGACTCGGCTCATACGTCACGCTCAAATGCTTATCCCGCACAGCGAGCGAAATCAGCTGGTTTAGCTCCGCGGGCGCCGCATCGTCAAGCTCCAGAAGATTCGGATTGGCAGGATTCGTATTCTCAAATAGCAAAATATTATTTAGTTCGATCAGCTCGTCCTGCTGGGTTTGGGACGCGATGCCGATCAGTTTTTCAGTGATGGATCGCCGATTATGCAAATAAGGCAGCTGCGAATTTTTCGAGGCGATAAAGCTGATAAAAATCGCCTTCAGCTCGTCCGGCGTGAACCGGGCGGAGGGCAGATAATGATTTTGCAGGACATGGTAGCCGCCGCCGCGCCCAAGCTCGGTCGTCAGCGGGAAACCCATCGATT
It includes:
- a CDS encoding ABC transporter permease, translated to MSWTLIKKSRYYYLMFAIPFFYFIIFDYVPMFGILIAFKDYNVFDGILGSEWVGLKYFKDFLSDSYFYTIMRNTLLIGLYQIIFAFPAPIILALLLNELRSDKFKRFVQTVSYMPHFLSTVVVVGILVNFMSYEGIINQFLGTLGVEPIQFLMIPEWFRTIYISSGIWQGIGWGSIIYLAALTGIDTQLYDAARMDGANRWKQVLHVTLPGIAPTIIVMLLFSIGAIMSVSFEKVLLLQNGANFETSDIISTYVYRRGLVSSDFSYATAVGLFNSFVALVFLGIGNYISRKVSETSLW
- a CDS encoding helix-turn-helix transcriptional regulator, whose translation is MKKTERVNLIMRYINNRAHFTIAEIQREFKISRATAIRDINEIQSMGFPLTTELGRGGGYHVLQNHYLPSARFTPDELKAIFISFIASKNSQLPYLHNRRSITEKLIGIASQTQQDELIELNNILLFENTNPANPNLLELDDAAPAELNQLISLAVRDKHLSVTYEPSLGWAQLLDVYLLHIFNSNAQWLVEVYDFDTDEFRYLPVELLRDSAISKQEMKCGEQEILSKKRLRARESNLVVKLDATGIQRFKRMHPPGIILSFTGMFQSSGIFNVQLDVTDAEALTYYADWLLFLGKGVMFERIPDELRVLLEERLAHLRFT